The proteins below are encoded in one region of Mus caroli chromosome 10, CAROLI_EIJ_v1.1, whole genome shotgun sequence:
- the Polrmt gene encoding DNA-directed RNA polymerase, mitochondrial isoform X2, protein MSALRWTRGAAGLGRVLRSPGPHRPASEEGTLGGFCSSRKSSAASPREQHVLREWGHAELLEVLEARVRQLRAEGTPEMRVKKVQVDRPPQGRSSRWAQKLEAEKRVKQRRQEEVDQQKQAHSQEYWTLHKEPKIWNKKLAGYLQPSKKGTPTNSEEKQLAQALQAALGRLSSREAEALARKKAKAVEAQILVLQEKFLAFFECCVCTGQVPLAHHVLVTHHNNGDRQHVLTLHMYNTVMLGWARKGSFRELVYVFLMLKDAGLSPDLCSYAAALQCMGRRDQDVRTIQRCLKQMKEEGFQPQLLFTDLVLEEEDRAALLRAVVKAEPAFRPLPQAPNPVNTSTLLKDIYSKEGPVSYPKLHLPLDTLQDLFYQQLHVELSSSVCVQSVEKAPVMSKEVVEARKTLQALREQWEVELLRVLRETKATMGRQAYEGQPTLYPFLCLLSEGEFVSILMQVLKVLPAQGEPLIQLAHNLGLRVLNRHLVKQKQVTNHVQKLGQRYSQYLQLLASDTQVAPCLPREYWESLGPLEAPVQQPWSVPVLLQLGKQLAELLVQAVQMPRSLAARQGTQRSIPVLYHVYSFRSYRQVGILKPHPAFTHLLETAAEPTLTFETTEVPMLCPPLPWTSLHSGAYLLSSTKLMRATEGTTQHQRLLEQCPPAQLHGALDALTQLGNCAWRVNGHLLDLVLQIFRDKGCMPLGVPPPSSEAPRPARYQLPPGSTPVHKSELRKELARCLKVAREMHSLRSEALYRLSLAQHLRHHVFWLPHNMDFRGRTYPCPPHFNHLGSDLARALLEFAEGRPLGPRGLDWLKIHLINLTGLKKGDSLRMRLAFADEVMEEILDSADNPLTGRKWWMEADEPWQTLACCMEVAQAVRSPDPAAYISHLPVHQDGSCNGLQHYAALGRDSVGAASVNLTPSDLPQDVYREVATQVEEFRQQDAKEGLRVAQVLEGFISRKVVKQTVMTVVYGVTRYGGRLQIEKRLRELSDFPQEFVWEASHYLVRQVFKSLQEMFTSTRAIQHWLTENANLISHAGWPVEWVTPLGIPIIQPYHRESRVQVKGGIQSITLTSSVDENQKPNTLKQKNGFPPNFIHSLDSSHMMLTALHCYRKGLTFVSVHDCFWTHAIDIPTMNEVCREQFVRLHSQPILEDLAKFLKKRFCSVSSTKSLKPSERALVTKLQETLQSLPKTGTFDLGQVIRSTYFFS, encoded by the exons ATGTCGGCGCTCCGGTGGACCCGAGGCGCAGCCGGGCTTGGCCGGGTTCTGCGCTCCCCTGGGCCCCACCGCCCGGCTTCGGAGGAAG GGACTCTTGGTGGCTTCTGCAGCTCAAGAAAGAGCTCCGCTGCCAGTCCCCGTGAGCAACATGTCCTGAGGGAGTGGGGCCATGCTGAACTGCTGGAAG tgCTGGAGGCTCGGGTGCGGCAGCTCCGGGCAGAGGGCACACCTGAGATGAGGGTGAAGAAGGTGCAGGTGGACCGGCCTCCACAGGGCCGCAGCAGCCGCTGGGCGCAAAAGCTAGAGGCTGAGAAAAGGGTGAAGCAGAGGCGCCAAGAGGAAGTTGACCAGCAGAAGCAAGCCCACTCACAGGAGTACTGGACCCTTCACAAGGAGCCCAAGATCTGGAACAAGAAGCTGGCTGGGTACCTGCAGCCGAGCAAGAAGGGAACACCCACGAACTCAGAGGAAAAGCAGCTGGCCCAGGCCCTTCAGGCTGCTCTGGGGAGGCTCAGCTCCCGTGAGGCAGAGGCCCTGGCCAGGAAGAAAGCCAAGGCGGTGGAGGCGCAGATCCTGGTCCTCCAGGAGAAGTTCCTGGCTTTCTTTGAGTGCTGTGTCTGCACCGGCCAAGTGCCCCTCGCTCACCACGTGCTGGTCACTCACCATAACAACGGAGACAGACAGCATGTGCTCACACTGCACATGTATAACACCGTGATGCTTGGCTGGGCCCGCAAG GGCTCCTTCAGAGAGCTGGTCTATGTGTTCCTCATGCTGAAGGATGCTGGCCTCTCCCCAGACCTGTGCTCCTATGCAGCTGCACTCCAGTGCATGGGACGCAGGGACCAGGATGTTCGCACCATCCAGAG GTGTCTGAAGCAGATGAAGGAAGAAGGCTTCCAGCCCCAGCTGCTCTTCACTGACCTGGTCCTGGAAGAGGAGGACCGGGCCGCGCTCCTGAGAGCAGTGGTCAAGGCTGAGCCTGCCTTTCGTCCACTGCCACAGGCCCCAAACCCAGTTAACACATCCACACTGCTCAAGGACATCTATAGCAAG GAGGGCCCTGTGTCCTACCCAAAGCTGCACCTGCCCCTGGACACCCTGCAGGACCTCTTCTACCAGCAGCTGCATGTGGAGCTGAGCTCCAGTGTCTGCGTCCAGTCGGTGGAGAAGGCCCCAGTAATGTCCAAGGAGGTCGTTGAGGCG CGGAAGACCCTGCAGGCCCTGCGGGAGCAATGGGAAGTGGAGCTGTTGCGCGTGTTGCGGGAGACAAAGGCCACTATGGGCCGCCAGGCCTATGAAGGCCAACCCACCCTCTACCCGTTCCTGTGCCTGCTGAGTGAAGGGGAGTTTGTGAGCATACTGATGCAG GTTCTGAAGGTCCTGCCTGCGCAGGGTGAGCCCCTTATCCAGTTGGCCCATAACCTGGGCCTTCGGGTGTTAAACCGGCATTTGGTGAAGCAGAAGCAGGTCACTAACCATGTGCAGAAGCTGGGGCAGCGGTACTCGCAGTACCTCCAGCTGCTGGCGTCTGACACCCAG GTGGCGCCCTGCCTTCCTCGGGAGTACTGGGAATCTCTGGGCCCACTGGAGGCCCCTGTACAACAGCCCTGGTCTGTGCCGGTGCTGCTACAGCTGGGCAAGCAGTTGGCGGAGCTACTGGTGCAGGCAGTGCAGATGCCGCGCAGCCTAGCAGCCCGGCAGGGTACTCAGCGCTCCATCCCGGTGCTTTACCATGTGTATTCCTTCCGAAGCTACCGCCAG GTGGGCATCCTCAAGCCTCACCCTGCCTTCACACACCTGCTAGAGACAGCAGCCGAGCCCACACTGACCTTCGAGACCACGGAAGTGCCCATGCTGTGCCCACCACTGCCCTGGACGTCGCTGCATTCTGGTGCCTACTTGCTGAGCTCCACCAAACTAATGCGTGCCACGGAGGGTACCACACAGCACCAGCGTCTGCTGGAGCAATGCCCTCCTGCCCAGCTGCACGGTGCCCTGGATGCGCTCACACAGCTGGGGAACTGCGCCTGGCGTGTAAACGGGCACCTGCTGGACTTGGTGCTGCAGATCTTTAGAGACAAGGGCTGTATGCCCTTGGGCGTGCCTCCCCCGAGCTCTGAAGCACCGCGGCCGGCCCGGTATCAGCTGCCACCCGGCTCCACACCAGTGCACAAGTCTGAGCTGCGGAAGGAGTTGGCACGTTGCCTCAAGGTGGCTCGAGAGATGCATAGTCTGCGCAGCGAGGCCCTGTATCGCCTGTCGCTGGCACAGCACCTACGCCACCATGTCTTCTGGTTGCCGCACAACATGGACTTCCGTGGCCGCACTTACCCCTGCCCGCCACACTTCAACCACCTGGGCAGTGACCTAGCGCGTGCACTCTTGGAGTTTGCTGAGGGCCGGCCACTGGGGCCACGTGGCCTGGACTGGCTTAAGATCCACCTGATCAACCTGACTGGCCTCAAGAAGGGAGACTCACTGCGCATGCGCCTAGCCTTCGCAGACGAGGTCATGGAGGAGATCTTGGACTCTGCAGACAACCCCTTGACG GGCCGGAAGTGGTGGATGGAAGCTGATGAGCCCTGGCAGACCCTGGCCTGCTGCATGGAGGTGGCACAAGCAGTCCGGTCCCCAGACCCCGCTGCCTACATTTCCCACCTGCCAGTTCACCAG GATGGTTCCTGCAATGGCTTACAGCATTATGCCGCACTGGGCCGAGACAGTGTAGGTGCCGCCTCAGTCAACCTAACGCCGTCCGACCTGCCCCAAGATGTGTACAGGGAGGTGGCAACACAG GTGGAGGAGTTTCGCCAGCAGGACGCCAAGGAGGGTCTACGGGTGGCTCAGGTGCTGGAGGGCTTCATCAGCCGCAAGGTGGTGAAGCAGACAGTGATGACGGTGGTGTATGGGGTCACACGCTATGGAGGGCGCCTACAGATAGAGAAGCGCCTGCGCGAACTCAGCGACTTCCCTCAG GAGTTTGTCTGGGAAGCCTCACACTACCTCGTGCGCCAGGTCTTCAAAAGTCTACAGGAGATGTTCACCAGCACGCGGGCCATTCAG CACTGGCTGACTGAGAATGCCAACCTCATCTCTCACGCCGGCTGGCCTGTGGAGTGGGTCACGCCCCTGGGCATCCCCATCATACAGCCCTATCACCGCGAGTCCAGGGTCCAG GTAAAAGGTGGCATCCAGAGCATCACCCTCACCAGCTCGGTAGATGAGAACCA GAAGCCCAACACTCTGAAGCAGAAAAATGGCTTCCCGCCCAACTTCATCCACTCCCTGGACTCCTCCCACATGATGCTGACCGCCCTACACTGCTACAG GAAGGGCCTGACTTTCGTCTCCGTGCACGACTGCTTCTGGACACATGCCATTGACATCCCCACAATGAACGAG GTATGCCGCGAACAGTTCGTGCGCCTGCACAGCCAGCCCATCCTGGAAGACCTGGCCAAGTTCCTGAAGAAGCGTTTCTGCTCCGTCTCCAG CACCAAGTCCCTAAAGCCCTCGGAGCGCGCCCTGGTCACCAAGCTGCAGGAGACACTACAGTCCTTGCCAAAGACAG GTACCTTCGATCTGGGACAGGTGATAAGATCCACCTACTTTTTCAGCTGA
- the Polrmt gene encoding DNA-directed RNA polymerase, mitochondrial isoform X1, translating to MSALRWTRGAAGLGRVLRSPGPHRPASEEGTLGGFCSSRKSSAASPREQHVLREWGHAELLEVLEARVRQLRAEGTPEMRVKKVQVDRPPQGRSSRWAQKLEAEKRVKQRRQEEVDQQKQAHSQEYWTLHKEPKIWNKKLAGYLQPSKKGTPTNSEEKQLAQALQAALGRLSSREAEALARKKAKAVEAQILVLQEKFLAFFECCVCTGQVPLAHHVLVTHHNNGDRQHVLTLHMYNTVMLGWARKGSFRELVYVFLMLKDAGLSPDLCSYAAALQCMGRRDQDVRTIQRCLKQMKEEGFQPQLLFTDLVLEEEDRAALLRAVVKAEPAFRPLPQAPNPVNTSTLLKDIYSKEGPVSYPKLHLPLDTLQDLFYQQLHVELSSSVCVQSVEKAPVMSKEVVEARKTLQALREQWEVELLRVLRETKATMGRQAYEGQPTLYPFLCLLSEGEFVSILMQVLKVLPAQGEPLIQLAHNLGLRVLNRHLVKQKQVTNHVQKLGQRYSQYLQLLASDTQVAPCLPREYWESLGPLEAPVQQPWSVPVLLQLGKQLAELLVQAVQMPRSLAARQGTQRSIPVLYHVYSFRSYRQVGILKPHPAFTHLLETAAEPTLTFETTEVPMLCPPLPWTSLHSGAYLLSSTKLMRATEGTTQHQRLLEQCPPAQLHGALDALTQLGNCAWRVNGHLLDLVLQIFRDKGCMPLGVPPPSSEAPRPARYQLPPGSTPVHKSELRKELARCLKVAREMHSLRSEALYRLSLAQHLRHHVFWLPHNMDFRGRTYPCPPHFNHLGSDLARALLEFAEGRPLGPRGLDWLKIHLINLTGLKKGDSLRMRLAFADEVMEEILDSADNPLTGRKWWMEADEPWQTLACCMEVAQAVRSPDPAAYISHLPVHQLIGTPCGQDGSCNGLQHYAALGRDSVGAASVNLTPSDLPQDVYREVATQVEEFRQQDAKEGLRVAQVLEGFISRKVVKQTVMTVVYGVTRYGGRLQIEKRLRELSDFPQEFVWEASHYLVRQVFKSLQEMFTSTRAIQHWLTENANLISHAGWPVEWVTPLGIPIIQPYHRESRVQVKGGIQSITLTSSVDENQKPNTLKQKNGFPPNFIHSLDSSHMMLTALHCYRKGLTFVSVHDCFWTHAIDIPTMNEVCREQFVRLHSQPILEDLAKFLKKRFCSVSSTKSLKPSERALVTKLQETLQSLPKTGTFDLGQVIRSTYFFS from the exons ATGTCGGCGCTCCGGTGGACCCGAGGCGCAGCCGGGCTTGGCCGGGTTCTGCGCTCCCCTGGGCCCCACCGCCCGGCTTCGGAGGAAG GGACTCTTGGTGGCTTCTGCAGCTCAAGAAAGAGCTCCGCTGCCAGTCCCCGTGAGCAACATGTCCTGAGGGAGTGGGGCCATGCTGAACTGCTGGAAG tgCTGGAGGCTCGGGTGCGGCAGCTCCGGGCAGAGGGCACACCTGAGATGAGGGTGAAGAAGGTGCAGGTGGACCGGCCTCCACAGGGCCGCAGCAGCCGCTGGGCGCAAAAGCTAGAGGCTGAGAAAAGGGTGAAGCAGAGGCGCCAAGAGGAAGTTGACCAGCAGAAGCAAGCCCACTCACAGGAGTACTGGACCCTTCACAAGGAGCCCAAGATCTGGAACAAGAAGCTGGCTGGGTACCTGCAGCCGAGCAAGAAGGGAACACCCACGAACTCAGAGGAAAAGCAGCTGGCCCAGGCCCTTCAGGCTGCTCTGGGGAGGCTCAGCTCCCGTGAGGCAGAGGCCCTGGCCAGGAAGAAAGCCAAGGCGGTGGAGGCGCAGATCCTGGTCCTCCAGGAGAAGTTCCTGGCTTTCTTTGAGTGCTGTGTCTGCACCGGCCAAGTGCCCCTCGCTCACCACGTGCTGGTCACTCACCATAACAACGGAGACAGACAGCATGTGCTCACACTGCACATGTATAACACCGTGATGCTTGGCTGGGCCCGCAAG GGCTCCTTCAGAGAGCTGGTCTATGTGTTCCTCATGCTGAAGGATGCTGGCCTCTCCCCAGACCTGTGCTCCTATGCAGCTGCACTCCAGTGCATGGGACGCAGGGACCAGGATGTTCGCACCATCCAGAG GTGTCTGAAGCAGATGAAGGAAGAAGGCTTCCAGCCCCAGCTGCTCTTCACTGACCTGGTCCTGGAAGAGGAGGACCGGGCCGCGCTCCTGAGAGCAGTGGTCAAGGCTGAGCCTGCCTTTCGTCCACTGCCACAGGCCCCAAACCCAGTTAACACATCCACACTGCTCAAGGACATCTATAGCAAG GAGGGCCCTGTGTCCTACCCAAAGCTGCACCTGCCCCTGGACACCCTGCAGGACCTCTTCTACCAGCAGCTGCATGTGGAGCTGAGCTCCAGTGTCTGCGTCCAGTCGGTGGAGAAGGCCCCAGTAATGTCCAAGGAGGTCGTTGAGGCG CGGAAGACCCTGCAGGCCCTGCGGGAGCAATGGGAAGTGGAGCTGTTGCGCGTGTTGCGGGAGACAAAGGCCACTATGGGCCGCCAGGCCTATGAAGGCCAACCCACCCTCTACCCGTTCCTGTGCCTGCTGAGTGAAGGGGAGTTTGTGAGCATACTGATGCAG GTTCTGAAGGTCCTGCCTGCGCAGGGTGAGCCCCTTATCCAGTTGGCCCATAACCTGGGCCTTCGGGTGTTAAACCGGCATTTGGTGAAGCAGAAGCAGGTCACTAACCATGTGCAGAAGCTGGGGCAGCGGTACTCGCAGTACCTCCAGCTGCTGGCGTCTGACACCCAG GTGGCGCCCTGCCTTCCTCGGGAGTACTGGGAATCTCTGGGCCCACTGGAGGCCCCTGTACAACAGCCCTGGTCTGTGCCGGTGCTGCTACAGCTGGGCAAGCAGTTGGCGGAGCTACTGGTGCAGGCAGTGCAGATGCCGCGCAGCCTAGCAGCCCGGCAGGGTACTCAGCGCTCCATCCCGGTGCTTTACCATGTGTATTCCTTCCGAAGCTACCGCCAG GTGGGCATCCTCAAGCCTCACCCTGCCTTCACACACCTGCTAGAGACAGCAGCCGAGCCCACACTGACCTTCGAGACCACGGAAGTGCCCATGCTGTGCCCACCACTGCCCTGGACGTCGCTGCATTCTGGTGCCTACTTGCTGAGCTCCACCAAACTAATGCGTGCCACGGAGGGTACCACACAGCACCAGCGTCTGCTGGAGCAATGCCCTCCTGCCCAGCTGCACGGTGCCCTGGATGCGCTCACACAGCTGGGGAACTGCGCCTGGCGTGTAAACGGGCACCTGCTGGACTTGGTGCTGCAGATCTTTAGAGACAAGGGCTGTATGCCCTTGGGCGTGCCTCCCCCGAGCTCTGAAGCACCGCGGCCGGCCCGGTATCAGCTGCCACCCGGCTCCACACCAGTGCACAAGTCTGAGCTGCGGAAGGAGTTGGCACGTTGCCTCAAGGTGGCTCGAGAGATGCATAGTCTGCGCAGCGAGGCCCTGTATCGCCTGTCGCTGGCACAGCACCTACGCCACCATGTCTTCTGGTTGCCGCACAACATGGACTTCCGTGGCCGCACTTACCCCTGCCCGCCACACTTCAACCACCTGGGCAGTGACCTAGCGCGTGCACTCTTGGAGTTTGCTGAGGGCCGGCCACTGGGGCCACGTGGCCTGGACTGGCTTAAGATCCACCTGATCAACCTGACTGGCCTCAAGAAGGGAGACTCACTGCGCATGCGCCTAGCCTTCGCAGACGAGGTCATGGAGGAGATCTTGGACTCTGCAGACAACCCCTTGACG GGCCGGAAGTGGTGGATGGAAGCTGATGAGCCCTGGCAGACCCTGGCCTGCTGCATGGAGGTGGCACAAGCAGTCCGGTCCCCAGACCCCGCTGCCTACATTTCCCACCTGCCAGTTCACCAG CTCATAGGCACCCCTTGTGGTCAGGATGGTTCCTGCAATGGCTTACAGCATTATGCCGCACTGGGCCGAGACAGTGTAGGTGCCGCCTCAGTCAACCTAACGCCGTCCGACCTGCCCCAAGATGTGTACAGGGAGGTGGCAACACAG GTGGAGGAGTTTCGCCAGCAGGACGCCAAGGAGGGTCTACGGGTGGCTCAGGTGCTGGAGGGCTTCATCAGCCGCAAGGTGGTGAAGCAGACAGTGATGACGGTGGTGTATGGGGTCACACGCTATGGAGGGCGCCTACAGATAGAGAAGCGCCTGCGCGAACTCAGCGACTTCCCTCAG GAGTTTGTCTGGGAAGCCTCACACTACCTCGTGCGCCAGGTCTTCAAAAGTCTACAGGAGATGTTCACCAGCACGCGGGCCATTCAG CACTGGCTGACTGAGAATGCCAACCTCATCTCTCACGCCGGCTGGCCTGTGGAGTGGGTCACGCCCCTGGGCATCCCCATCATACAGCCCTATCACCGCGAGTCCAGGGTCCAG GTAAAAGGTGGCATCCAGAGCATCACCCTCACCAGCTCGGTAGATGAGAACCA GAAGCCCAACACTCTGAAGCAGAAAAATGGCTTCCCGCCCAACTTCATCCACTCCCTGGACTCCTCCCACATGATGCTGACCGCCCTACACTGCTACAG GAAGGGCCTGACTTTCGTCTCCGTGCACGACTGCTTCTGGACACATGCCATTGACATCCCCACAATGAACGAG GTATGCCGCGAACAGTTCGTGCGCCTGCACAGCCAGCCCATCCTGGAAGACCTGGCCAAGTTCCTGAAGAAGCGTTTCTGCTCCGTCTCCAG CACCAAGTCCCTAAAGCCCTCGGAGCGCGCCCTGGTCACCAAGCTGCAGGAGACACTACAGTCCTTGCCAAAGACAG GTACCTTCGATCTGGGACAGGTGATAAGATCCACCTACTTTTTCAGCTGA